TTCTCCAAAATAAAGGTTATAAAATTCATGTGGAGCCATAAATCTTAAACTTGAATGTAATCTCCTATTATTGTAGAATTCCATAAATTCATTTACTATTTTGTATGCTTCCGCATAGCTTTGAAATTCATTAATTTTTAAACACTCATCCTCAAGTATTCTGTGAAATGATTCCACATGTGCGTTTTTATTTGGCGTCTTCACTGGTATTCTCTCATGTTCAGTTTTAAGTCCTTCACAGCATTCATCAAATTTATGACTTATAAACTGAGGCCCGTTGTCTGTTCTTATTACTGGCTTTTTAGAGCCTTCCTCAAACAAGTTTCTTCTTATTAAGCACTTTCTCAGTAGTGCTGTAGCATCTTTAGCCTCACAGTGTAAACCCATGTGGTAATCTATAATGCTCCTATCAAAGATATCAATTAAATTTAGTAAGTAGAAGAACTTATCTTCACCTTCTATGTAGCCATATTTTATATCCATTTCCCATAGTTGATTTGAGCCTGTTATAGTTCTGTTAACTGCAATATTTCTCTTTATTTTAGCTTTAATTATTCTCTGGTCTTTAAGTATTCTGAGCTCTTTGCAAAGCCGATAAACCTTCTTGTGATTAATCACAAGATTATAATATTTTCTTAGATGGTAAGTTATTTTTCTATATCCATAGTTAATAGCATCCCCATCAATGGCCTCCAAAATAAATTCCTTAATCTGATCATCGCATACTTTCTCACCATCTACGTTTATACTGTATCCTTTTGGCTTTCCACCTTTAGGTCTAGCCTTTTCTTTGCCTTCTACGCTTAAATTATAGTAATATGTTGATCTTCCGAGTTTAACTACTTTAAGTACAAATACTGCATTGTATCCTTGATCTATATATTTTTTAGCTATTTCTACTTTTTCTTTAATTGAGGGTTTGATTTTTTTATTAAGTCTCTAAGAATTGCTACTTCTAAATCTTTTTCTCCTAACAATTTTTTTAGATGATCATTCTCTTTTGTTACTTCTGTTAACTCATTTTCAAGTTCTTTTTCTCCCTCAACCAAAGCTTTTCTACCAGGCTTAACTTTAATCTCATCCTTAGAATTCTTTATCCACGTAAATATAGTTGATTTTGAGATCCCATGCCTTCTTGATACCAGTGAAACATTTCCTACTTCTTTCGCTTCTCTTAATACCTCTTCTTTTAATTCTTTTGTATAACTTTTTCCTTTCATAGTTTGCCTCCAATCACTTTCTACATTATAATAAATATAGATATAATTGTCCAAGTTTATTTAGGGGCTTAAGAGTAAGTATATGGCGGTATCTTAGGAGGTATCGTCATGTTTTCTTTTGCTCAAAAGCTTGGTAA
This genomic interval from Clostridium kluyveri contains the following:
- a CDS encoding IS3 family transposase (programmed frameshift), encoding MKGKSYTKELKEEVLREAKEVGNVSLVSRRHGISKSTIFTWIKNSKDEIKVKPGRKALVEGEKELENELTEVTKENDHLKKLLGEKDLEVAILRDLNKKIKPSIKEKVEIAKKYIDQGYNAVFVLKVVKLGRSTYYYNLSVEGKEKARPKGGKPKGYSINVDGEKVCDDQIKEFILEAIDGDAINYGYRKITYHLRKYYNLVINHKKVYRLCKELRILKDQRIIKAKIKRNIAVNRTITGSNQLWEMDIKYGYIEGEDKFFYLLNLIDIFDRSIIDYHMGLHCEAKDATALLRKCLIRRNLFEEGSKKPVIRTDNGPQFISHKFDECCEGLKTEHERIPVKTPNKNAHVESFHRILEDECLKINEFQSYAEAYKIVNEFMEFYNNRRLHSSLRFMAPHEFYNLYFGENLTNIQIRV